One window of Mangrovibacterium diazotrophicum genomic DNA carries:
- a CDS encoding dipeptide epimerase — translation MEGTKIIDVTISPLNIALDAPFTIATGAKYQIENVLITLKLENGIEGFGEAAPLEPVNGENQGTALATLESCKEYLKGKDAADYRQISKHLKSVFWAQVTARCAIEMALIDAFTKTLNIPLYRFLGGAENKIETDYTIDIVSPKTARKNATFLAAKGYRTLKTKVGKSLKDDVARVVAIKEGAPDCKIMLDANQGYKPADAIHFLELLEENGVRPELFEQPVVKYDLKGMKRVKDSTSVPIAADESVFTAADAMAVAEANCADFINIKLMKSGIVEALDIAAIARSANMGLMIGCMLESKLGLGTSVHFAAGLGGFSFIDLDPHIDPTREPFNGGPDFADPFYTLTSAPGIGVTKKLS, via the coding sequence ATGGAAGGAACTAAAATAATTGATGTCACCATTTCTCCGCTCAACATTGCACTGGACGCACCCTTCACCATTGCAACAGGCGCAAAGTACCAGATTGAAAATGTACTGATCACCCTGAAGCTTGAAAATGGCATCGAGGGTTTCGGCGAAGCAGCACCACTGGAACCCGTAAACGGTGAAAACCAGGGAACCGCATTAGCGACGCTGGAAAGCTGCAAAGAATACTTGAAAGGCAAAGATGCCGCCGATTACCGCCAGATCTCTAAGCACCTGAAAAGTGTATTTTGGGCGCAAGTTACTGCACGCTGCGCCATTGAAATGGCGCTGATCGACGCGTTCACCAAAACCTTGAATATTCCGCTTTACCGTTTCCTGGGTGGAGCCGAAAACAAAATAGAAACAGATTACACCATTGATATTGTCTCGCCGAAGACAGCAAGAAAGAATGCTACTTTTCTGGCCGCAAAAGGGTACAGAACACTCAAAACCAAAGTCGGCAAAAGCTTAAAAGATGATGTTGCCCGAGTTGTGGCGATTAAAGAGGGCGCTCCTGATTGCAAAATTATGCTGGATGCCAACCAGGGCTACAAACCGGCTGATGCCATTCATTTCCTCGAGTTGTTGGAGGAAAACGGCGTTCGCCCGGAACTGTTTGAACAACCGGTCGTGAAATACGACTTAAAAGGAATGAAACGGGTAAAGGATAGCACATCGGTGCCCATTGCTGCCGACGAAAGCGTCTTTACGGCCGCGGACGCCATGGCGGTTGCCGAAGCTAATTGCGCCGATTTCATCAACATCAAACTCATGAAATCCGGAATTGTGGAAGCACTCGATATCGCAGCCATTGCCCGCAGTGCCAACATGGGGCTCATGATTGGCTGCATGCTGGAAAGCAAATTGGGACTCGGCACCTCTGTACATTTTGCCGCTGGTTTGGGCGGCTTCAGTTTTATTGATTTAGATCCGCACATCGACCCGACCAGAGAACCATTTAACGGTGGCCCCGATTTCGCCGATCCGTTTTACACGCTTACCTCAGCACCCGGAATTGGTGTAACAAAGAAACTATCTTGA
- a CDS encoding DUF4395 domain-containing protein — protein sequence MKNIFCPISTERINEQVPRVTSLLVVVLVIIGFSLQSLLVFAFLAADFAIRAFTKMRFSALSCVAYWITLALKLPAKQIDKAPKIFAARMGFLMVAILSVLFASDMQTASKIVAGILVVFASLEFAIAFCAGCTIYTFLVLPFFKK from the coding sequence ATGAAGAATATTTTTTGTCCTATTTCCACCGAACGGATTAATGAGCAGGTACCGCGTGTTACCTCTTTACTGGTGGTCGTATTGGTAATTATTGGTTTTTCGCTGCAGTCGTTGCTTGTATTTGCTTTTCTAGCGGCTGATTTTGCAATTCGCGCTTTCACCAAAATGCGTTTTAGTGCTTTAAGCTGCGTGGCCTACTGGATTACACTGGCATTGAAATTACCTGCGAAACAAATTGATAAAGCACCAAAGATTTTTGCTGCCCGAATGGGATTTCTGATGGTGGCGATTTTGTCGGTTCTATTTGCGTCCGATATGCAAACAGCGTCAAAAATTGTGGCCGGTATTCTGGTTGTTTTCGCCAGTCTGGAATTTGCCATTGCATTTTGTGCCGGTTGTACGATTTACACCTTCCTGGTCTTACCATTTTTTAAGAAATAA
- a CDS encoding PaaI family thioesterase, which translates to MDLSLLNTNIPIDLLNASMTNSLISSLGIVIEAVSEGEVIASMPVSEKTMRPGGILHGGANLALAETIAGLGSILLVDSKEYDARGIQVTANHVGAATEGRVRATAKIIHQGKQTHVWNVDITRTDGKLISTARVTNMIVKKNE; encoded by the coding sequence ATGGATTTAAGCCTGTTGAACACCAACATTCCGATTGACTTACTAAACGCCTCGATGACAAACAGTTTAATCAGTAGTCTGGGGATCGTTATTGAAGCTGTGAGCGAAGGAGAAGTGATCGCGAGCATGCCGGTTTCGGAGAAAACGATGCGCCCGGGAGGTATCCTGCACGGAGGTGCAAACCTTGCGCTGGCCGAAACCATTGCCGGATTGGGAAGCATCCTGCTTGTTGACAGTAAAGAATACGATGCCCGCGGAATACAGGTAACTGCCAATCATGTAGGCGCTGCCACCGAGGGACGTGTCCGGGCGACAGCAAAAATCATTCACCAGGGAAAACAAACACACGTTTGGAATGTTGACATTACCAGAACCGACGGGAAATTAATCTCAACAGCCCGCGTGACCAATATGATAGTGAAGAAGAATGAGTAA
- a CDS encoding aminotransferase class I/II-fold pyridoxal phosphate-dependent enzyme, with protein sequence MITLESGTGNYTTIDHTSFNYFAGNNYLGLTNKPELINKAIAALISYGTNFAASRQTTGTADIHLGLEEQLAQFKGKEAAMVFASGYLGNKLIMEYLRDQYSVVLLDSMAHSSIIDGIPRAVETIDTYAHLDMNQLEELLKKYAGKRALIASDGLFALTGEITPLDEIHRLAEKYDALILVDDAHATGVLGENGRGTQEYYHLENSPRIFQSETMSKALGAYGGFVAGSEEMISAIRKKSAFYGASTSLPPALVATGAAALSYLAEHVDLKSKLVSNIRYVKIGMKQIGLETSDAETPICPVFCSSQAEAKRLSDFLMENQIIAPAVDYPVKTGKFIVRITVSAAHTAEQLSHLINTLKIWNDGRN encoded by the coding sequence ATTGATCATACATCTTTTAACTATTTCGCAGGTAACAATTACCTCGGATTAACCAATAAGCCAGAACTGATCAACAAGGCGATTGCCGCCCTGATCAGCTATGGAACAAACTTCGCCGCTTCACGTCAGACTACCGGCACAGCAGATATCCACCTTGGGTTGGAAGAACAGCTGGCACAGTTCAAGGGAAAAGAAGCAGCCATGGTTTTTGCATCCGGTTACCTGGGCAACAAACTGATCATGGAATACCTGAGAGATCAGTATTCGGTGGTGCTTTTGGACAGCATGGCGCACTCGAGCATCATCGACGGAATTCCGCGCGCTGTTGAAACCATCGACACCTATGCCCATCTAGACATGAATCAGCTGGAGGAACTACTGAAAAAATACGCCGGTAAACGAGCCTTGATTGCCAGCGATGGCTTGTTTGCCCTGACCGGTGAAATTACACCACTCGACGAAATACACCGACTGGCAGAAAAATACGACGCCCTCATTTTAGTTGACGACGCTCATGCAACCGGCGTTTTAGGAGAAAACGGACGTGGAACACAGGAATATTATCATTTGGAAAACTCACCACGTATCTTCCAGTCCGAAACCATGAGTAAAGCTTTGGGTGCCTACGGAGGCTTCGTTGCTGGATCGGAAGAGATGATTAGCGCTATCCGCAAGAAGTCGGCTTTCTACGGAGCTTCTACCTCATTGCCTCCCGCTTTGGTAGCAACCGGGGCGGCTGCACTAAGCTACCTCGCCGAGCATGTCGACCTGAAGAGCAAGCTCGTATCCAACATCCGCTATGTGAAAATCGGCATGAAGCAAATCGGACTGGAAACTTCAGATGCAGAAACACCCATTTGCCCGGTCTTTTGCAGCAGCCAAGCCGAAGCAAAGCGTTTGTCCGATTTTTTGATGGAAAACCAAATTATAGCGCCGGCAGTGGACTACCCGGTTAAAACCGGGAAGTTTATCGTGCGTATCACAGTCTCGGCTGCACACACCGCAGAGCAACTAAGCCACTTGATCAACACCTTAAAAATATGGAACGATGGAAGGAACTAA
- a CDS encoding UDP-N-acetylmuramate--L-alanine ligase: MRIHFIAIGGSAMHNLAIALHKKGFEVTGSDDEIFEPSKGRLQQYGLLPAEFGWYPEKLTQEIDAIILGMHARADNPELLRAQEMGLKIYSYPEYLYEQTKDKIRVVIGGSHGKTSITSMIMHVLKTNRVEFDYMVGAKLEGFDTMVSLSHESNIAVFEGDEYLSSPIDRRPKFHLYHPNIALLSGIAWDHINVFPTFENYVDQFRQFVDLIEKDGSLFYFEGDENLQDIAMRIRTDVTAQEYREHSSVVENGVTYLTHGDHKTKLQVFGDHNLQNIAGAKLVCNKLGISDDKFYMAMGSFKGAARRLEILAENDSCTVFYDFAHSPSKLKATTGAVKKQFDDRKLVAVMELHTFSSLKKEFLPHYENCMEAADEAFVYFDPHTIEHKRLEPISAEQVAEAFATEGLQVFTDSDKLFQELRSKSWEQSNLLIMTSGNFSGKNVTEIASEICNHSVQLSNDR; the protein is encoded by the coding sequence ATGCGCATTCATTTTATTGCCATTGGTGGAAGTGCGATGCACAACCTCGCCATCGCCCTGCATAAAAAAGGGTTTGAAGTTACCGGAAGTGATGATGAAATTTTTGAGCCGTCAAAAGGCAGACTGCAACAATACGGCCTGCTGCCAGCAGAGTTTGGCTGGTACCCCGAGAAACTGACTCAGGAAATTGATGCGATCATTTTAGGGATGCACGCCCGAGCGGACAACCCTGAATTGTTACGAGCACAGGAAATGGGCCTCAAAATTTATTCGTATCCGGAATACCTGTACGAGCAAACAAAAGATAAAATCCGAGTAGTGATTGGTGGCTCGCATGGTAAAACATCGATCACCTCCATGATTATGCATGTTTTGAAAACCAACCGGGTTGAATTCGACTACATGGTTGGCGCAAAACTGGAAGGATTTGACACCATGGTTTCGTTGAGCCACGAGAGCAATATCGCCGTTTTCGAAGGAGACGAATACCTATCATCACCGATCGATCGTCGGCCCAAGTTTCACTTGTACCACCCGAACATTGCCCTGTTGAGCGGCATTGCCTGGGACCACATCAACGTATTCCCGACATTCGAGAACTACGTAGACCAGTTTCGTCAATTCGTGGATCTGATTGAAAAAGACGGTTCGCTGTTCTATTTTGAAGGTGATGAAAATTTGCAGGATATAGCCATGCGCATCCGCACCGACGTTACTGCACAGGAATACCGGGAACACTCGTCGGTTGTTGAAAATGGGGTAACTTACCTCACACACGGTGACCACAAAACCAAATTACAGGTATTTGGCGACCACAACCTGCAAAACATTGCCGGAGCAAAATTGGTCTGCAATAAACTAGGAATCAGCGACGACAAATTCTACATGGCGATGGGCTCGTTTAAAGGCGCCGCACGCCGACTGGAAATCCTCGCCGAAAATGATAGTTGTACCGTATTTTACGATTTTGCGCACTCGCCCTCGAAACTGAAAGCAACCACCGGAGCGGTTAAAAAGCAGTTCGACGACCGCAAGCTTGTTGCCGTGATGGAGCTTCACACCTTCAGCTCGTTGAAAAAAGAGTTTTTGCCACACTACGAGAATTGCATGGAAGCTGCCGACGAAGCATTTGTCTACTTCGACCCGCATACAATCGAACACAAACGGCTGGAGCCGATTAGCGCCGAACAAGTTGCCGAAGCTTTCGCCACAGAAGGTTTGCAGGTATTTACCGATTCCGACAAGTTGTTTCAAGAATTGCGCTCGAAAAGCTGGGAGCAAAGCAATCTGCTGATCATGACATCCGGGAACTTCTCGGGGAAAAATGTGACAGAGATTGCCAGCGAAATCTGCAACCACTCAGTTCAACTGTCCAACGATAGATAG
- a CDS encoding chorismate-binding protein, whose translation MSKGKFYEASFDQLIKKNRPFAAWSMPGESTLEVLLGEPSDILLLEDFDKLNGQEGFVFAPFRIDEHSPLILMKPGVYLKDEKAFKAFDIEALPSLECKAPAPRDFYIITEENYLKDITETVRVIQTTKLSKVIVSRIIPAKRGSESIGELYMQLLRQTPNALVYLVYLPGAGLWMGATPEVLLQSKGKTLETVSLAGTQTRRDDSDYRWHTKEIEEQAFVSRYMLDVFYKFNIHPYTTQGPETLESGKVAHLKTSFNFSAKKVEDKLGDFVAQLHPTPAVCGLPKSKAQRFISTIEKHQRRYYTGYLGPWRMNDCIRLFVNLRCMEITADNYMLYSGGGITARSVPAEEWDETLKKATTLLSAIELVQTNDFNKETHSTAGLFTAGQRN comes from the coding sequence ATGAGTAAGGGGAAATTTTACGAAGCATCTTTCGACCAACTAATAAAAAAGAACAGACCTTTTGCCGCCTGGTCAATGCCGGGAGAATCCACGCTTGAAGTACTTTTGGGCGAGCCTTCTGATATCCTGCTGTTGGAAGATTTCGACAAATTGAACGGACAGGAAGGTTTTGTCTTTGCCCCGTTTCGAATCGACGAACATTCACCACTGATTTTAATGAAACCGGGTGTTTATCTGAAAGATGAAAAAGCCTTCAAAGCATTCGATATCGAAGCACTTCCTTCGTTGGAATGCAAGGCTCCAGCTCCCCGAGATTTCTACATTATTACCGAAGAAAACTACCTGAAAGATATTACGGAAACGGTTCGCGTTATTCAAACCACCAAATTATCGAAGGTGATTGTTTCGCGCATTATTCCGGCTAAACGCGGAAGCGAATCGATTGGCGAATTGTACATGCAATTGCTCCGGCAAACACCCAATGCCTTGGTTTACCTCGTCTATCTTCCGGGCGCTGGACTTTGGATGGGTGCTACCCCTGAAGTTCTTTTGCAATCGAAAGGAAAAACGCTGGAAACCGTTTCGCTGGCCGGCACACAAACCCGACGCGACGACTCGGATTACCGATGGCATACCAAGGAAATTGAGGAACAGGCCTTTGTTTCGCGTTACATGCTCGACGTTTTTTACAAATTCAATATTCACCCTTACACCACACAAGGACCGGAAACATTGGAAAGCGGAAAGGTGGCTCACCTGAAAACCAGTTTCAATTTTTCGGCCAAAAAAGTGGAAGATAAATTGGGTGATTTTGTCGCACAACTGCATCCAACACCGGCCGTTTGCGGCTTACCCAAATCGAAAGCACAACGTTTCATTTCGACCATCGAAAAACACCAGCGCCGCTATTACACCGGCTACCTTGGTCCGTGGCGAATGAACGATTGCATCAGATTATTTGTAAATTTGCGTTGCATGGAAATTACCGCCGACAACTACATGCTGTATTCGGGAGGCGGAATTACCGCGCGCTCCGTTCCCGCCGAGGAATGGGACGAAACATTGAAAAAAGCAACAACGCTATTATCAGCCATCGAGCTTGTTCAAACTAATGATTTCAACAAAGAAACACATTCAACAGCTGGCCTCTTTACTGCTGGCCAAAGGAATTGA
- the menD gene encoding 2-succinyl-5-enolpyruvyl-6-hydroxy-3-cyclohexene-1-carboxylic-acid synthase — MISTKKHIQQLASLLLAKGIDDIIISPGSRNGPMTHTFAGSGLFNSRNIVDERSAAYFAMGLAQAKQKPVAIVCSSGTATLNYAPAIAEAFYLNIPLIVLTADRPDYWIDQAESQCIRQEGIYRNFTKKEISLPLAESEKELWFAAREINACLNLAVSGTPAPVHINIPLEEPLHDLLDTPLPPVKVIEEEETISALSASAIQKLAGSFNQSPKVMILAGQQVPNPGLENLLAEIVEKTGAVVLKEHLSNLNDPQFCGSIDTVLAAMLEDVPEHFQPDLLISFGGQYVSKALKQFLRKNKASQHWHLSLSHEHFDTYQSLTKVIAMDAVDFFEALQPELQEKDKDYHQLWKTKEAKVNQLRDQYISETEWSDLTVFEQIRKAIPENSVVHLGNSSPVRYGLICEAVPNTQYFSNRGTAGIDGPMSTAVGFAHESEKLNTIILGDLSFFYDSNALWNNYVGSNFRVIVINNRGGNIFSLIKGPGESPAFQEHFFTENKFKAEGIAKTFGLDYFKAENTDELEDALADFYSSEQQGPALLEIFTDAEVNTKTFRGLFKFVKQ; from the coding sequence ATGATTTCAACAAAGAAACACATTCAACAGCTGGCCTCTTTACTGCTGGCCAAAGGAATTGACGATATCATCATCTCTCCCGGATCGCGCAACGGCCCGATGACACACACCTTTGCGGGATCGGGACTGTTTAATTCCCGCAACATTGTCGACGAACGCAGTGCCGCCTATTTTGCGATGGGTTTGGCGCAGGCCAAGCAAAAGCCGGTAGCGATAGTTTGCAGCTCGGGTACCGCAACGTTGAATTATGCGCCTGCTATTGCCGAAGCTTTTTACCTCAATATTCCGCTGATTGTGCTTACTGCCGACCGTCCGGATTACTGGATTGATCAGGCCGAAAGCCAATGCATCCGGCAAGAAGGAATCTACAGGAACTTTACCAAAAAGGAAATTAGCCTGCCTTTGGCCGAAAGCGAAAAGGAACTGTGGTTTGCCGCCCGCGAAATTAACGCTTGCCTCAACCTGGCCGTTTCGGGAACGCCCGCACCGGTTCATATAAATATTCCGCTGGAAGAGCCCTTGCACGATTTACTGGACACACCCCTTCCACCAGTGAAGGTGATTGAAGAGGAAGAAACCATTTCTGCGTTGAGCGCCTCCGCCATTCAGAAACTGGCTGGAAGTTTCAACCAAAGCCCAAAAGTGATGATCTTGGCAGGTCAACAAGTACCCAACCCGGGATTGGAAAACCTGCTGGCAGAGATCGTTGAAAAAACGGGAGCCGTGGTTCTGAAAGAACACCTTTCCAATCTGAATGATCCGCAGTTTTGCGGAAGCATTGATACTGTTTTAGCAGCAATGCTCGAAGATGTACCGGAACATTTTCAACCGGATTTGCTGATTTCATTCGGAGGCCAATATGTATCGAAAGCATTGAAACAGTTTCTGCGGAAGAACAAAGCGAGCCAACACTGGCATTTGAGTTTGTCGCACGAGCACTTCGACACCTACCAGTCGCTGACAAAAGTGATTGCGATGGATGCTGTGGACTTCTTCGAGGCACTTCAACCCGAATTACAAGAAAAAGACAAAGACTACCATCAACTTTGGAAGACGAAAGAAGCGAAGGTTAACCAGTTGCGTGATCAATATATTTCGGAAACGGAATGGTCGGACCTGACCGTTTTTGAACAGATTCGAAAAGCAATTCCCGAGAACTCCGTGGTTCATTTGGGAAACAGCTCCCCCGTTCGCTACGGGCTGATTTGCGAGGCTGTTCCTAACACGCAATATTTCAGCAACCGCGGAACAGCGGGCATTGACGGACCGATGTCGACTGCCGTTGGATTTGCACATGAATCGGAAAAACTGAACACGATTATTTTAGGTGATTTGTCGTTCTTCTACGACTCCAATGCTTTATGGAACAATTATGTGGGAAGTAACTTCCGCGTAATCGTCATCAATAACCGGGGCGGCAACATTTTTAGCCTGATCAAAGGGCCGGGCGAGTCACCTGCTTTCCAGGAACATTTTTTCACCGAAAATAAATTCAAAGCAGAAGGCATTGCCAAAACATTCGGACTGGATTATTTCAAAGCTGAAAACACCGACGAATTAGAAGATGCGCTGGCTGATTTCTATTCCTCAGAACAACAAGGCCCCGCTTTGCTCGAAATATTTACCGATGCGGAAGTCAATACGAAAACCTTCCGCGGATTATTCAAATTTGTCAAACAATAA
- a CDS encoding S28 family serine protease — MKSAPLILSLLLLLILANRIAAQDLLQFMQQRPEIKQIEEISGNHSFKHTYEIKVRQPLNYADTTAGFFLQRVFVSDKQAESPTVLITEGYDADYAADPAYINELTEILKANQICIEHRYFGESYPDSIVWKYLTVENAANDDHRIVELFKPYFEGKWLNTGISKGGQTALAHRTFFPDDVSLTVAYVAPLNFGVEDGRHEVFLKTVGTQADRDSIQNFQLEILKRRESMTVLLKELCEQKGWDSKLSYDQMLDFMVLEYSFAFWQWGYHISQIPPLKSNDEELFAHFIKVSEPGYFTIQGSKKYQSFFYQAARELGYYGYDTEPFKEYLSISTAKGYLNRYMLPVDHPVEYQPETSLQVDKYLKNDARNVLLIYGETDPWSASAAKLNNDPSMIKIIAPSGSHSTRIKSLSPTTKNDAIAFIRSVILK, encoded by the coding sequence ATGAAATCTGCACCCCTTATCTTGTCCCTGCTTTTGCTGCTCATCCTGGCAAACCGGATAGCGGCTCAGGATCTGCTACAATTCATGCAGCAGAGGCCGGAGATCAAACAAATTGAAGAGATTTCAGGAAACCACAGTTTCAAACACACCTACGAAATCAAAGTCAGGCAACCGCTGAACTACGCTGACACAACAGCTGGATTTTTTCTTCAGCGCGTGTTTGTTTCCGACAAGCAAGCGGAAAGTCCAACTGTTTTGATAACGGAAGGATACGACGCTGATTATGCTGCCGACCCCGCTTACATCAACGAGTTGACAGAGATTCTGAAAGCGAACCAGATCTGCATAGAGCATCGTTACTTCGGAGAATCATACCCGGATTCGATTGTTTGGAAATACCTTACCGTTGAAAATGCCGCCAACGATGATCACCGAATTGTTGAACTATTTAAACCCTATTTTGAAGGAAAATGGTTGAACACCGGAATCAGCAAAGGCGGACAAACAGCCTTGGCGCACCGAACTTTTTTTCCCGACGATGTTTCCTTAACGGTGGCCTATGTCGCGCCCCTCAATTTTGGCGTTGAGGACGGCCGACACGAAGTCTTTCTAAAAACAGTTGGCACGCAGGCTGATCGCGATTCAATACAAAACTTCCAGCTTGAAATTTTGAAACGGCGCGAATCAATGACGGTACTCTTAAAAGAATTATGCGAACAAAAAGGTTGGGACAGTAAACTATCCTACGACCAAATGCTCGATTTTATGGTGCTCGAATACTCGTTCGCCTTTTGGCAGTGGGGTTACCACATCTCGCAAATTCCGCCTTTAAAGAGCAACGATGAGGAGCTTTTCGCCCATTTCATAAAGGTGAGCGAACCCGGTTATTTCACCATCCAGGGATCAAAAAAATACCAGTCGTTTTTTTACCAGGCTGCGCGCGAGTTGGGCTATTACGGCTACGACACTGAGCCGTTCAAAGAATACCTGTCCATTTCAACCGCCAAAGGCTATTTAAACCGCTACATGCTTCCGGTGGATCATCCGGTTGAATACCAACCTGAGACTTCACTCCAAGTTGACAAATACCTGAAAAATGATGCACGAAATGTGCTGTTGATCTACGGCGAAACCGACCCCTGGTCGGCTAGTGCTGCCAAGCTGAACAACGATCCGTCGATGATTAAAATTATCGCTCCGAGTGGTTCTCACTCAACGCGAATTAAATCGTTGAGCCCCACAACAAAGAACGACGCCATCGCGTTCATTCGTTCAGTAATATTGAAATGA
- a CDS encoding glycoside hydrolase family 36 protein, with product MPSKRIERRSFIKLLAAGVGASLMPIRSLADLSVASEAPGPVKFKLGRSEWILHNDGTFDLISGAIRLRNCRPTIDGQSIFVQNTFMGDSPKGKRIIYELAGNSFVMLDLKIFNGSVSIGIELSNMSRAPFYLAPLGEARVEGVDRFFKQGIGQGGPSGIYDIPTPTAEDWGNTAGEQAWSYDSYLTTGLLSPENETLAFAAYDHYDFTQKSTIYNRPHRKGLYDRYPDKEEIYFETGFVMENIPLKNEFIKLPDIYIVKGNTPFDTLQHIAWNISENMVARKDTKTSYHWNSWYEYQQHFSFDQLKEVLQGFDELKPKIPLQTIQIDDCYCVLGDWLETNERWPRTMEDAAREIFQRGYRAGIWVAPFVVDENSKLFKSHPNWIIRDLDGEPILQHNFRESNLYALDGSHPEVQKYIARVFRTFRKMGFTFYKTAYLEWGLKDSYNIRRYDRDKTSVQILVDVMKIIREEIGAGAYWMASNAPFAPLIGFVDGMRISANVDADWTPGGIGNMFQESYNCQYFNNVFWQNDPDTIFLRNVNNNMSDAENRSIALWDGILGGTVNTSDRFSTLTEAQLDLWRFLQPQDRPQSALIPLWSYDAVGKVAVRRYKSEKAWGILIVNDTDEAFDKTYRMEDLTGESKCWIFRWGPEESMSLGQMSDIQIKLDSHESILLYAAENNDAPASDLSISGVKLDKYLKKHNMLE from the coding sequence ATGCCTTCAAAACGGATTGAAAGACGGAGCTTTATCAAACTGCTTGCCGCCGGAGTTGGCGCCAGCCTCATGCCAATCAGGTCGCTGGCCGATTTATCCGTAGCCTCTGAAGCTCCGGGCCCGGTCAAATTCAAACTCGGCAGATCGGAATGGATTCTCCACAACGATGGAACCTTCGATCTCATCTCCGGGGCAATTCGGCTTCGCAATTGCCGCCCGACGATTGACGGACAAAGTATTTTCGTTCAGAACACCTTCATGGGCGACTCGCCCAAAGGAAAACGGATTATTTACGAACTTGCCGGGAATAGCTTTGTCATGCTGGACCTGAAAATTTTCAACGGTTCGGTTTCAATCGGCATCGAATTGAGCAACATGTCCCGCGCACCTTTTTACCTCGCGCCGCTGGGTGAAGCCCGAGTGGAAGGTGTCGACCGTTTCTTCAAACAAGGAATTGGTCAGGGTGGACCTTCCGGAATTTATGATATTCCGACGCCAACAGCCGAAGATTGGGGGAATACGGCTGGCGAACAGGCCTGGTCGTACGACTCGTACCTCACAACCGGCTTACTTTCGCCAGAAAACGAAACACTGGCATTTGCTGCTTACGATCATTACGATTTCACGCAGAAAAGCACCATTTATAACCGTCCTCACCGGAAAGGACTTTACGACCGTTATCCGGATAAAGAAGAAATCTATTTTGAAACCGGATTCGTGATGGAGAATATTCCGTTGAAAAACGAATTCATCAAACTTCCTGATATCTATATCGTCAAGGGGAACACCCCTTTCGACACACTGCAGCATATTGCCTGGAACATTTCGGAAAATATGGTGGCCCGCAAGGACACCAAAACAAGTTATCACTGGAACTCGTGGTACGAATACCAACAACATTTTTCGTTTGACCAGTTGAAAGAAGTTCTGCAGGGATTCGACGAACTTAAACCGAAAATCCCCTTGCAAACCATCCAGATTGATGACTGCTACTGTGTTTTAGGCGACTGGCTGGAGACGAACGAACGATGGCCGAGAACCATGGAAGACGCTGCACGCGAGATCTTCCAGCGTGGCTACCGCGCCGGTATCTGGGTGGCTCCTTTCGTGGTTGATGAAAACAGCAAACTGTTTAAAAGTCACCCGAACTGGATCATCCGCGACCTCGACGGCGAACCGATTCTGCAGCACAATTTCCGGGAGAGTAATCTCTACGCACTCGACGGAAGTCACCCTGAAGTGCAAAAATACATTGCCCGGGTATTCCGCACATTCCGTAAAATGGGCTTCACCTTTTACAAAACAGCCTACCTGGAATGGGGTTTAAAAGACAGTTACAACATTCGTCGTTATGACCGCGACAAAACTTCTGTTCAGATTCTAGTTGATGTGATGAAAATCATTCGCGAAGAAATCGGGGCCGGAGCTTACTGGATGGCCAGTAACGCGCCGTTTGCACCGCTAATCGGCTTTGTCGACGGCATGCGGATCTCTGCCAACGTTGACGCCGACTGGACGCCCGGCGGAATTGGTAACATGTTCCAGGAATCGTACAATTGCCAATATTTCAACAATGTGTTCTGGCAAAACGACCCCGACACGATTTTCCTCCGCAATGTCAACAACAACATGAGTGACGCCGAAAACAGGAGCATTGCCCTTTGGGATGGAATTTTAGGCGGAACGGTGAATACATCCGACAGGTTTTCAACCCTGACCGAAGCACAACTGGATCTGTGGCGCTTTTTGCAACCCCAGGATCGTCCACAAAGTGCGTTGATTCCGCTTTGGAGTTACGATGCTGTCGGGAAAGTAGCAGTACGACGCTACAAATCGGAAAAAGCCTGGGGAATATTGATTGTTAACGACACCGATGAAGCATTCGACAAAACCTACCGTATGGAGGACTTGACCGGCGAAAGCAAATGTTGGATCTTCCGTTGGGGCCCCGAAGAAAGCATGAGCCTCGGCCAAATGAGCGACATTCAAATCAAACTGGACTCGCATGAGTCGATATTGCTTTATGCCGCAGAGAACAACGATGCACCTGCCTCTGACCTTTCAATCAGCGGCGTTAAACTTGATAAATACCTGAAGAAGCACAACATGCTGGAATAA